GGGTGCGGGTGGGGTCCAGAGCGTCCCGGAGGCCGTCACCGACGTAGTTTACGGACAGGACCGTGAGGCAGATCATTAGCCCGGGGAAGAGGGCCATGTGGGGGGCGAGTTCCAGGTAGTTCTGGGCGTCGTAGAGGAGACGCCCCCAGGTGGGGACGTCCGGCGGAAATCCGAGCCCCAGGAACGACAGCGTCGACTCCGCGATGATCGCCGAACCGACGGACAGGGTCGCGGAGACGATCACGGGGCTGAGGACGTTCGGCAGGATGTGGCGAAAGATCTGCCCCCCCGGCCCGACGCCGATGCATCGGGCGGCCTCCACAAACTCCCGCTCCTTGATCGACAGGAACCCCGCCCGGATCAGGCGGGCGGTGTGCATCCAGTTCAGCCCGCCGATCACGCCGACGATCAACCAGAAGATCCCGAGCTGGGGCCCAAGGCGCCTGGCCAGCGAGTCACGGAAGAGGTAGATGACCAGCAGGAGCAGCGGCAGCTGCGGCAGCGAGATGAACACGTCGGTGATGCGCATCAGGATCATGTCCGTCGTGCGCCCGAAGAATCCCGAGATCGCCCCCACCATGGTGCCGAGCGTCACCGACATCAGCATCGCGGCGATCCCCACGGCGATCGAAATCCGGCCGCCGTAGAGCACCCGGGCGAGCATATCCTGCCCCAGATCATTGGTCCCGAACGGGTGGACCCCCGACGGCGGCGCCATCGAGGCCCGGAAGTCGATCGTGTTGATCCCGACGTGGTAAATCACCGGACCGACCAGCGTCGCCGCGGTGAAGAAGAGAAACGCCCCCGCCCCGACCATGGCCAGCCGATGGCGCCGGAACCGGCGCCATGCGTCCCCCCACAACGACCGGGTGTACCGGCGGCCGGCGACAACCGGGCTGGCCGGACCCCGTATCGCGGCGGCGCCGTCCGGCAACACCGGCAGGTCGGGGAGGGATTCCGGCCGGGTGCTAGCCATACTTGATCCGGGGATCGAGCAGGCCGTAGACGACGTCGGCGACGAGGTTGAAGATGACCACGAGGATGGCGTAGAGGAATGTGATCGCCATCACGACCGGGGTGTCGCTGTTCTGGATCGACGCGATCAGCAGCGACCCGATCCCTGGCACCCGGAAGATCTGCTCGGTCACCACCGCTCCCGTGAACACCGCCGGCAGCCCCAGGGCCAAGAGCGTCACCACCGGGATCAGCCCGTTGCGCAGGACGTGCCGCACGATCACCCCGCGCTCGCGAAGCCCCTTCGCCCGGGCGGTGCGCACGTAGTCCTGCCGGACGTTGTCCAGCATCGATGACCGTACAAAGCGCATCAGCCCCGCCGCCTGGAATAGTGCCAGGACCGCCACCGGCATGATCGCCTGCTTGATCATCCCCACCGGGCCGGTGACCTGTACGTTGTAGATGAACGGCAGCCAGTGCAGCCGGACGCTGAAGATGATGATCAGCAGGACTCCGGTGAAGAACGTCGGCAGCGAGAACCCGATGAACGCGCCGGTCGTCGCGACCTGGTCGAAAAGCGAGTACTGCTTCACCGCCGACAACACCCCGATCGGGATCGCGATCAGGATCGCAGCGAGGTACGCGGCGCCGATCACCCACAGGTCGGTGGGCAGCCGCTGGAGGATCAAGCGGCTCGCCTCGACGTGGCTGGCAAACGAGTACCCCCAGTTGCCTCGGAGAAACGCGGTCGCCCACTTCGCGTACCGGATCGGAATCGGCTCATCCAGCCCCATCTGGTGCAGGATGTTGAGCCGGACCTCCGGCGGGATGTCCGGGTTGGCCGCGAACTGCCCCAACGGGTCCCCGGGGGCGAGCGCGAGGATCCCAAACACCACCATGCTGATCAGGATCAGCGTGGGGATTGACGTCACGAGCCGGCGGCTAATGTAGGCGGTCATCGTGGCGACCTCGCAGGCCCCCGCGAGTGGGTGCCTTAGCCGACGCGCCTCCAGTCGGCGATGTTCCACGTCTGGCTGTCGAACGGGGTCATGTTCGGGCCGACGTCCAGCGTCTTCGCCCGCGCCGAGACGTCTTTGCGGTCGATGATCGGCAGCGAAACGCCCTGCCCCACCACCAGGTCGTTCATCTTGATCCACAACTCGTCGTTCTTCTTAGGGTCGAGCTCGACGAGGCCCTTCTCGTAGAGCTGATTGTAGTCTTTGTTGACCCAGCGGCAGATGTTTTGCCCCGACCAGTTGTTCTCTTTCTGGGGGATGTCCTTCGCCGGATCCCCGCTGTAGAACCGCGCCATGTACGTGGCGGGGAACGGGGATCCGAACGTGGCCGTGTGCATCTCCGTGTCGGTGTAGAAGTGAGACAGGGTGTCGTTGTTGCCGGGCATGCTGCCGAAGTACACCGCCGCGTCCACCGCCTTCAGGGTCACCCGGATGCCGAGCTTCTCCCACCCTGCCTTGACGACCTCCTGCTCCTTCTGCCGGAGGCTGTTGACGCTCGTGGCGTAGGTCAGCTCGAGCTTGACCCCGTTCTTCTGCCGGACGCCGTCGGACCCGCGCTGCCATCCCGCCTCGTCCAGCAACTGGTTGGCCTTGGCGAGGTCGAAGATCACCTTGGTGTCCTTCGAGTTGACCCGCGTGGGGGTCGTCAGCACGTTCGCGGTCGACTCCCCCGTCTGGCCGTAGAGCTGCTTGGCGATCGTCTCGCGGTCGATCCCCAGGCTCATCGCCTGCCGAACCTTCGCATCCGTCAGGAAGGGGTGCGGCCCCCGAAGCGAGGAGCGCTGCCCGTCAACCTCCTTCGTGGGATCGCTCTGGTTGCAGTAGATCTGCTCGACGCCGCCGCCGCCGACCGCGAGGATGGCCCCTTTGGCCCCCTGCGCCATCTGCTGGAGCACCGGCCACTCCACTTGGAGGTTCCAGGCGTAGTCGTACTCCCCGGTCTCCAGCACGGCGCGGGCGGCCGAGACCGCGTCGCCGCCGCCCTTGATCTGCACCTGGTCGAACACGGGCTTGGCGGGATCCCGGTAGTATTCGTTGATCGAGTAGACGACAAGATCCCCAGGCCGGAAGGTCTCCACCTTGTAGGGCCCGGTGCCAAACGACTTCGTGTTGAACGGGGCGTTGCGCGAGTTGCTGCCGATGTAGGCGTCCAGCG
This DNA window, taken from bacterium, encodes the following:
- a CDS encoding ABC transporter permease, giving the protein MASTRPESLPDLPVLPDGAAAIRGPASPVVAGRRYTRSLWGDAWRRFRRHRLAMVGAGAFLFFTAATLVGPVIYHVGINTIDFRASMAPPSGVHPFGTNDLGQDMLARVLYGGRISIAVGIAAMLMSVTLGTMVGAISGFFGRTTDMILMRITDVFISLPQLPLLLLVIYLFRDSLARRLGPQLGIFWLIVGVIGGLNWMHTARLIRAGFLSIKEREFVEAARCIGVGPGGQIFRHILPNVLSPVIVSATLSVGSAIIAESTLSFLGLGFPPDVPTWGRLLYDAQNYLELAPHMALFPGLMICLTVLSVNYVGDGLRDALDPTRTL
- a CDS encoding ABC transporter permease, with the translated sequence MTAYISRRLVTSIPTLILISMVVFGILALAPGDPLGQFAANPDIPPEVRLNILHQMGLDEPIPIRYAKWATAFLRGNWGYSFASHVEASRLILQRLPTDLWVIGAAYLAAILIAIPIGVLSAVKQYSLFDQVATTGAFIGFSLPTFFTGVLLIIIFSVRLHWLPFIYNVQVTGPVGMIKQAIMPVAVLALFQAAGLMRFVRSSMLDNVRQDYVRTARAKGLRERGVIVRHVLRNGLIPVVTLLALGLPAVFTGAVVTEQIFRVPGIGSLLIASIQNSDTPVVMAITFLYAILVVIFNLVADVVYGLLDPRIKYG
- a CDS encoding peptide ABC transporter substrate-binding protein produces the protein MATREARGILARGGSGRLSRREVISRLAAAGLGSTAIASALSAAGLRPARAAAPAKRGGSGLLKLLYWQAPTILNAHLAVGVKDAHASHVCTEPLLTVDEAGVFRPVLAASVPTRANGGLSADGKTVTYTLKRGVRWADGRPFTADDVVFTFQFVNHKETGAISYAYYQDVERVEPLDPYTVKITFKHPTPAWYLPFVGSNGQILPQHALDAYIGSNSRNAPFNTKSFGTGPYKVETFRPGDLVVYSINEYYRDPAKPVFDQVQIKGGGDAVSAARAVLETGEYDYAWNLQVEWPVLQQMAQGAKGAILAVGGGGVEQIYCNQSDPTKEVDGQRSSLRGPHPFLTDAKVRQAMSLGIDRETIAKQLYGQTGESTANVLTTPTRVNSKDTKVIFDLAKANQLLDEAGWQRGSDGVRQKNGVKLELTYATSVNSLRQKEQEVVKAGWEKLGIRVTLKAVDAAVYFGSMPGNNDTLSHFYTDTEMHTATFGSPFPATYMARFYSGDPAKDIPQKENNWSGQNICRWVNKDYNQLYEKGLVELDPKKNDELWIKMNDLVVGQGVSLPIIDRKDVSARAKTLDVGPNMTPFDSQTWNIADWRRVG